In the Gopherus flavomarginatus isolate rGopFla2 chromosome 6, rGopFla2.mat.asm, whole genome shotgun sequence genome, one interval contains:
- the LRIT2 gene encoding leucine-rich repeat, immunoglobulin-like domain and transmembrane domain-containing protein 2 → MDPIRRIIFLLLAFYRINSALSYCVIGCSCSSDSFGRSLLCMSTSLRKIPGDIPQDIRKIRIENSHLTELPRGSFSNASALEYLWLNFNNITVMHLKSLEYLKDLTELRLQGNKLSSVPWTTFQDTPALKILDLKHNRLDVLPEHALRYLPNLTYLDLSSNQLTVISRDVFYNWPVYQKTQQSEKKMEASSNAVLALHDNPWICDCRLRGLVQFIKSVSPPVILMNSYLTCSSPKFRAGKFFHEVELNSCMKPITSSLDSNLTVHVGLNVTMVCLVQGSPSPAVWWTYGLKHLRAFNVSTTHISEDTMKSELAIPSAHLMDEGNYTCTAANFIGNTSTIISLKIRAPRMVASSSSFSSSVSEENAYVDVRIAKQTVYGITLEWYAVTENPGETWYTLHFGKYDDSEKEMIYIGPGTNTYSVNDLLPATKYEVCVTIRNQTPRKGQCIVFVTGSDISELEQREKLIHIIIIVCAMVLAVPAGMYACTTETRLNCMEKCTGFCHKNRKGQKNLRAGNKENTFDSLPTGSEEGLCYRDSSEDKRKPRSPEDKEKPDKHKPNHRNSADLY, encoded by the exons ATGGACCCCATTCGTCGCATCATTTTTCTTCTTCTGGCCTTTTACAGGATAAACTCAGCTCTTTCTTATTGTGTTATAGGATGCTCCTGCTCCAGTGATAGCTTTGGAAG GAGTTTGCTGTGCATGTCTACATCCTTGAGAAAGATACCTGGAGACATCCCTCAAGACATCAGAAAAATTAGAATAGAAAACTCTCATCTAACAGAACTGCCTCGTGGGTCATTCTCCAATGCCAGTGCCTTGGAATACCTTTGGTTGAATTTTAATAATATCACAGTTATGCACCTAAAGAGCTTAGAATACCTGAAGGATCTGACAGAGCTGAGATTGCAGGGAAATAAATTAAGTTCAGTTCCATGGACAACATTTCAAGACACTCcagctttaaaaatattggaTCTAAAGCACAATAGACTGGATGTTCTTCCAGAGCATGCACTCAGGTATCTGCCCAACCTGACCTACTTAGACTTATCCTCAAATCAGCTTACTGTCATATCCAGGGATGTCTTCTATAATTGGCCTGTATACCAGAAAACCCAGCAGTCTGAGAAGAAGATGGAAGCTAGTTCCAACGCTGTCCTGGCTTTACATGATAACCCATGGATCTGTGACTGTCGCCTTAGGGGACTTGTCCAGTTTATCAAATCTGTTAGCCCACCAGTTATTCTCATGAATTCTTATTTAACTTGTTCAAGCCCGAAATTTAGGGCAGGGAAGTTCTTTCATGAAGTGGAGCTCAACAGTTGCATGAAGCCAATAACCTCATCCCTTGACTCCAACCTGACTGTGCATGTGGGATTGAATGTTACTATGGTCTGCTTGGTACAGGGCAGCCCCTCTCCAGCAGTCTGGTGGACCTATGGCCTAAAACATTTAAGGGCATTTAATG TGTCCACTACACACATCAGTGAAGATACAATGAAATCAGAGTTGGCGATTCCTTCAGCTCACCTTATGGATGAGGGCAATTACACCTGCACAGCTGCCAACTTCATTGGCAACACCTCTACTATAATCTCCCTGAAAATCCGGGCTCCCAGAATGGTAGCTTCTTCCtcatctttctcttcctctgtctcAGAAGAGAATGCCTATGTTGATGTTAGGATAGCCAAACAGACGGTGTATGGAATTACGCTGGAGTGGTATGCAGTGACTGAGAATCCAGGAGAAACTTGGTACACCCTCCACTTTGGGAAGTATGATGACTCCGAGAAGGAGATGATTTACATTGGCCCAGGCACCAACACATACTCAGTCAATGACTTGCTCCCAGCTACCAAGTATGAAGTGTGTGTCACCATAAGGAACCAGACACCCCGAAAGGGCCAATGCATTGTGTTTGTCACAGGCAGTGACATCAGTGAACTAGAACAGAGGGAGAAGCTCATCCATATCATCATCATTGTGTGTGCCATGGTGCTGGCAGTTCCCGCTGGGATGTATGCGTGCACCACAGAAACTCGGCTTAACTGCATGGAGAAGTGCACTGGATTCTGCCACAAGAATCGCAAAGGGCAGAAGAACCTGAGAGCAGGCAACAAAGAAAACACCTTTGACAGCTTGCCAACTGGCAGCGAGGAAGGGCTGTGTTACCGAGACTCCAGTGAAGACAAGAGAAAGCCAAGGTCTCCAGAGGACAAGGAGAAGCCCGACAAACACAAACCTAATCACAGAAATAGCGCTGATCTCTATTAG